Proteins encoded by one window of Cloeon dipterum chromosome 2, ieCloDipt1.1, whole genome shotgun sequence:
- the LOC135936351 gene encoding uncharacterized protein LOC135936351 yields MSLLAIANFLLSPFSLINATIYGYILVNLLITIFRINFFLRKQTKLEHLMGIFSENFGPIDELDKESRHMRSASKMRILKLSVTAVVYNIISVLITAIIPASNRISRALECQEAQCTREMSYEIWFPTDSHLKPTYYFLILWQMLSALVFTAISCSCDAFCFSLVVAASERADFLAQTAPMALVPGTRGQITPIFKTWIKHHQCYLKAVAEINETLGSLIFLTHGFTGVSILAYCYFFMSYPDNPINSVTVMTMAGFLVQIFVYSSCGQRLIDKSENLANRVLNATQVARGGLQGSGGARASLLVVITRLSAGAPPEHVEPLGFFTSSMELFVRLITTSGLYIMILLQLQ; encoded by the exons ATGTCACTTTTAGCGATAGCTAATTTCCTCCTGTCCCCCTTTTCGCTGATTAACGCAACGATTTACGGCTACATTTTGGTGAACCTGCTCATAACCATATTCCGCATCAATTTCTTTCTGCGTAAACAGACGAAACTGGAACATTTGATGGGCATATTTTCAG AAAATTTTGGGCCAATCGACGAGCTAGACAAGGAGAGCAGGCACATGCGATCCGCGTCCAAAATGCGCATCCTGAAACTCTCAGTGACGGCGGTGGtttacaatattatttcagttttgatAACAGCAATCATTCCTGCTTCAAACAG AATATCGCGTGCACTCGAGTGCCAGGAGGCGCAGTGTACGCGAGAAATGAGCTACGAAATATGGTTCCCGACCGACAGCCACCTTAAACCAACgtattactttttaattttgtggcaAA TGTTGTCGGCATTGGTGTTCACGGCAATTTCCTGCTCGTGCGACGCATTTTGCTTCTCCTTGGTCGTTGCTGCGTCGGAAAGAGCTGATTTTTTGGCACAGACTGCGCCTATGGCTTTGGTCCCTGGCACAAGGGGGCAAATCACCCCCATTTTTAAAACCTGGATTAAGCACCATCAGTGCTACTTGAA GGCTGTTGCAGAAATCAACGAAACTTTAGGATCTTTGATTTTCCTGACGCACGGATTTACAGGCGTCAGCATTCTTGCGTATTGCTACTTTTTCATGAGC TACCCAGACAACCCGATCAACTCAGTGACCGTGATGACTATGGCTGGCTTTCTCGTCCAGATATTTGTTTACTCATCGTGCGGCCAGCGGCTTATAGACAAA AGCGAGAATTTGGCGAATCGCGTGCTGAATGCAACGCAGGTGGCACGAGGCGGGCTTCAGGGCTCTGGCGGCGCGCGTGCAAGCCTGCTCGTCGTGATAACGCGCCTCTCGGCCGGGGCGCCGCCCGAGCACGTCGAGCCGCTAGGCTTTTTCACCTCCTCCATGGAGCTGTTCGTCAGG ttaatCACGACGTCCGGCCTGTACATCATGATTTTGTTGCAACTCCAATGA
- the Atg2 gene encoding autophagy-related protein 2 homolog A, translated as MSWLRIWNENIKKRLCRYLLQRYLGQFLEEKLTLDQLTIDLYNGKCIVNDVSLDVQALNELSTQQKLPFWFVEGSLAQVCVSVPWTSLLSDSSYVEICGLSITVRPKHRVDTGASMLESMWNSFSSSMQLAEDCLKQDMEQDATPMEGLEKFAQMIESILSRIKVKFQDLTLRLEHVPKDSRTGVAAEVHIKELTYLDEAGLDAPVSPDECDKQQNSAYSIKKFSLEGISLYTDEFYLPSMETSVWQYQDGVEHNLILAATLSARQDIRLKVKSSENISGAKVSLEVLLGSLNCFLSPRQFQAMQELISGLLSPGDDQDKPAMTRQKPMVAQDFQLVEQRLQEILSNETQAGPSGKLQAKQGWSMAEDSDEEEEFYAMAKSKMKASMGASSCGTSSEFGDSMVSSSMTASSSSVSPFTHKCLAASGLPELGKKKSHHYVMEEEPGSADLTSFSIRISSVSLIVLQEDILVASSLPTSQSLRQITASSKQQMIDLANAFFKRIDAAMSDGFGVKDFQAAQKVLREATKPNHLRLLAAPITIEGTDKLMVGGSQTEGRLTAARFEIVELLNDQPGQDSDLLVFQDSKAFSSYPDVQISFNHRIKTNRGTSCPRTEIKFELQSCVIEVDLSLVDRISSITNPMHTICHYSKKRQSPLNNPIKVYEAVQSGISPDSRLDISIKFPKEVSIKLRFPCPDLRPLSDMERVPWWQRNVRDEWLLICLNDAEFKSTINSRDPISKYEVLCTDLQVIFQDGTAENDIPVLVCDKEEAAQSLPNNGRGFGLIRLVVIVTPTNSQLSEINQTNDESSEESMDPLGSFSFEKQTRRKDPSPFSSVKVVYESDTRHVDVDETYEVVKPGDKKEINDFIEYATKQSKLHIDLILPNAALTIPSKHFYELLYNRITTDFMLWEPSRPSNAAPSPDLMSNTSIYMTAFSMCKSGLHLEPDSESSDSEDYYCSVHENRQRALNLKKPRVPLGQSKVTISLKINEGTISLSAPARDAANCVIPNQKGELKLVIGEGSLFVASECRGDPDLSYICIQANQAALHHAGLVSVDIGCASLLPTIIQTVPGVNMKPLEKVGCGGESLDMLCVAIKIHMKQPGALKMIKVATGVRGATLHHRVVPGPQSWLSQMIDMLDVIDYPVPGYLPPRVITELHLHLWNCAVDYRPLYLPMRCMVTMDSFSVSSNLAAKTRSSSLRFVAEKGSLFISDKVPSTRIPELAKDYVSVLTLGCFELSLRLSDDSRAPKVDLRASSKSVHLRTCADSCRALAEVLSYFASDGDLIQPTNASSRSTTPLQSDRGSQTSLSTQADQVNTLMEEAMQDNHADELQLKEDEAKSENAAWDNFGATEEYNVEYSRLPSDEEDFCILGEDPGTGIIPQHGEPEIRKLCVGPIKIVENHFGVPLRRMDLLETPKNFPSPELRYTICDLSLVWHLYGGCDFQPTEKKSVRVKGETSTATSSPIRSSGVSTSISFSKSSPSEVMFNTTKPKPNLARTDWQERGGPGRDHNVLMEFQFNKVRFRHEVYPENESVASRQVFLVQSLEARDRLASSAINKFMYLYSSESQPKQAHANMVVVKAVNLRPDVSLPYQQECCLKVSLQPLRFNIDQDSLLFLCSYFNDLATVTPSQSSEDISSIPQAPVMLVNCPASPTKVVTEELPLVPEMENDDSKGSQTIFFRTLLFSPDVPIRIDYQGKRVDMSHGPLAGILMGLAQLNCSEVTLKRISYRYGLLGVDKLLSHMMNEWLTDIKKNQLPSVLGGVGPMHSIMQLFQGIRDLVLLPMEQYQRDGRIVRGLQRGAHSFTSSTAIAALELTNRLVNAVQITAETAYDMLSPGPSMRQRRMLYGTDRMRRRDRHAPPADIREGVSNAIMLVQEGLGDTARNFVAVASAEHEEKGVYGAVGGVLRQIPPTVMTPVIIASEATASVLGGIKSQLAPDARREAQDKWRKGEK; from the exons ATGTCGTGGCTGCGTATCTGGAAcgagaatataaaaaagcgaCTGTGTCGTTACCTGCTGCAGCGATATCTCGGCCAGTTCCTCGAGGAAAAACTGACCCTCGACCAGCTCACGATTGATCTCTACAATGGCAAGTGCATTGTCAATGACGTCAGCCTTGATGTCCAG GCATTAAATGAGCTGTCAACACAACAAAAACTGCCCTTCTGGTTTGTCGAGGGTAGCTTGGCGCAAGTTTGTGTCTCCGTGCCGTGGACATCGCTCCTCTCCGACTCAAGCTATGTGGAAATTTGTGGGCTCAGCATCACCGTTCGGCCAAAGCACAGAGTTGATACAG GTGCTTCAATGCTGGAGTCGATGTGGAACAGCTTTAGCAGCAGCATGCAACTGGCCGAGGACTGCCTCAAGCAGGATATGGAGCAGGACGCCACTCCTATGGAAGGACTCGAGAAATTCGCACAAATGATCGAGAGCA ttttgagCAGGATAAAAGTGAAGTTTCAGGACTTGACGCTTCGTCTTGAACACGTGCCAAAGGACAGTAGAACTGGAGTGGCTGCTGAAGTGCATATTAAAGA ACTGACGTACTTGGACGAGGCGGGCCTTGACGCACCGGTGAGCCCTGATGAATGTGACAAACAGcag AACTCGGCCTACAGCATTAAAAAGTTCTCCCTGGAGGGAATTTCGCTGTACACAGACGAATTTTACTTACCAAGCATGGAAACCTCTGTGTGGCAGTACCAAGACGGAGTCGAGCACAACCTAATTCTCGCCGCCACACTGTCCGCTCGTCAGGACATCCGACTGAAAGTGAAGTCGTCGGAAAACATTTCTGGCGCCAAAGTGTCTCTGGAAGTGCTGCTGGGTTCCCTAAATTGCTTTCTGTCGCCAAGGCAGTTTCAAGCAATGCAGGAGCTGATCAGCGGCCTCCTCAGTCCCGGCGACGACCAGGACAAGCCGGCAATGACCCGTCAGAAGCCCATGGTTGCTCAGGACTTCCAACTTGTGGAGCAGCGTCTCCAGGAAATCCTGTCTAACGAAACGCAGGCGGGCCCTTCAGGAAAGTTACAAGCTAAGCAAGGCTGGTCTATGGCAG AAGACAGCGATGAGGAAGAAGAGTTCTACGCAATGGCCAAGTCGAAGATGAAGGCGAGCATGGGAGCGAGCAGTTGTGGCACCTCCAGCGAGTTTGGAGACAGCATGGTCAGCTCTTCCATGACAGCCTCTTCCTCGAGTGTGAGCCCCTTCACACACAA GTGTTTGGCTGCATCTGGCCTTCCGGAACTGGGCAAAAAGAAGTCCCACCATTACGTGATGGAAGAGGAACCAGGAAGTGCTGATCTAACCTCATTTTCCATCAGGATCAGTTCTGTGTCTCTAATTGTCCTTCAG GAGGACATTTTGGTGGCATCGTCCTTGCCAACTTCACAGAGCTTGAGACAGATAACTGCTTCCTCAAAGCAGCAGATGATCGATCTTGCGAACGCATTTTTCAAGCGCATCGATGCCGCCATGAGCGATGGTTTTGGCGTGAAAGACTTCCAAGCTGCCCAAAAGGTCCTACGAGAAGCAACTAAACCAAATCACCTGAG GCTCTTGGCTGCGCCAATAACAATCGAGGGGACGGACAAATTAATGGTTGGCGGATCGCAAACTGAAGGCCGTCTCACAGCAGCGAGATTTGAAATCGTTGAATTGCTCAACGACCAGCCAGGACAAGACTCTGACCTGTTGGTGTTCCAAGACAGCAAGGCCTTCAGCTCCTATCCGGACGTCCAAATCTCGTTCAACCACAGAATCAAAACCAACAGAGGAACTTCCTGCCCAAGAACAGAGATCAA ATTTGAACTGCAGTCCTGTGTAATTGAAGTCGACCTCAGTCTGGTTGATAGAATTTCAAGCATTACAAACCCTATGCACACGATTTGCCACTACAGCAAGAAGCGGCAGTCGCCTTTAAACAACCCAATCAAAGTCTATGAGGCTGTTCAGTCCGGTATTTCTCCAGATAGCAGACTCGACATCAGTATCAAGTTCCCCAAGGAAGTGTCGATCAAATTAAG ATTTCCGTGTCCTGATTTGCGTCCGTTAAGTGACATGGAGAGAGTGCCTTGGTGGCAGCGAAACGTTCGGGACGAGTGGCTGCTGATCTGCCTCAACGATGCTGAATTTAAATCGACCATCAACAGCCGAGATCCGATTTCGAAATACGAAGTTCTTTGCACTGACCTGCAAGTCATATTCCAG GATGGAACTGCTGAAAACGATATACCTGTTTTGGTTTGTGATAAGGAAGAAGCGGCACAGTCGCTGCCAAACAATGGCAGGGGCTTCGGGTTGATCAGACTGGTAGTTATCGTAACGCCAACCAACAGCCAACTCTCTGAAATAAATCAGACCAATGACGAATCCTCTGAGGAGAGTATGGATCCGTTGGgctcattttcatttgaaaaacaaacccGGAGAAAGGATCCCAGCCCATTCAGCTCAGTCAAAGTCGTTTATGAAAGTGACACACGCCATGTTGATG ttGATGAAACTTACGAAGTGGTGAAACCAGGAGACAAAAAGGAAATCAACGACTTCATAGAGTACGCGACAAAACAGAGCAAGCTTCACATAGATTTGATTCTGCCAAATGCAGCTCTTACAATTCCGTCAAAACACTTTTATGAACTGCTCTACAACAG AATCACAACCGACTTCATGCTATGGGAGCCATCACGACCGTCAAATGCTGCGCCCTCACCTGATTTGATGTCCAATACGTCCATCTACATGACAGCGTTCAGCATGTGCAAATCAGGACTTCACTtgg AGCCTGATTCAGAATCTTCAGATTCAGAAGATTATTACTGTTCTGTGCACGAGAACCGGCAGAGGGCACTAAATCTGAAAAAACCGAGAGTGCCTCTCGGCCAGAGCAAGGTCACAATCAGCCTTAAAATCAACGAAGGAACCATCTCATTGAGTGCACCTGCCAGA GATGCAGCAAATTGCGTAATACCAAATCAAAAAGGTGAGCTGAAGCTGGTGATTGGCGAGGGCTCCCTTTTTGTAGCGTCCGAGTGCCGAGGCGACCCCGACCTGAGCTACATCTGTATCCAGGCAAACCAAGCTGCCCTGCATCATGCcg GCTTAGTTTCGGTGGATATTGGATGCGCCTCTCTTTTACCAACAATCATTCAAACCGTTCCTGGAGTGAATATGAAGCCGCTAGAAAAGGTCGGATGTGGCGGAGAAAGTCTCGACATGCTTTGCGTCGCTATCAAAATTCACATGAAGCAGCCTGGTGCCCTGAAG atgatCAAAGTAGCCACTGGTGTTCGTGGCGCCACCTTGCACCACAGGGTTGTGCCGGGCCCCCAGAGCTGGTTGTCCCAAATGATTGACATGCTGGACGTAATCGACTACCCTGTGCCTGGCTACCTGCCTCCCAGGGTCATCACAGAGCTGCACCTGCACCTGTGGAACTGCGCCGTCGACTACCGGCCACTTTACTTGCCCATGCGTTGCATGGTCACGATGGACAGCTTCTCTGTGTCGAGCAACCTGGCTGCCAAAACGAGGTCTTCGTCGTTGAGATTTGTGGCCGAAAAAGGGTCTCTCTTCATCAGCGACAAGGTGCCATCAACGAGAATTCCAGAATTGGCCAAGGACTATGTGTCAGTCCTTACTCTCGGCTGTTTTGAGTTGTCACTGCGACTCAGCGATGACTCACGAGCACcaaag gTTGATTTGAGGGCCTCAAGCAAATCGGTTCATTTGCGGACCTGCGCTGACTCGTGTCGGGCCCTGGCTGAGGTGCTTTCGTATTTTGCCAGTGACGGCGATCTAATTCAGCCCACGAACGCGTCAAGTAGATCCACTACTCCACTTCAG AGTGACAGAGGCTCTCAAACCTCTCTGTCGACGCAAGCGGACCAAGTGAACACCCTGATGGAGGAGGCGATGCAGGACAATCACGCTGACGAGCTCCAGTTGAAGGAGGATGAAGCGAAATCAGAAAATGCAGCTTGGGACAATTTTGGAGCGACTGAGGAATATAACGTGGAATACAGCCGACTGCCTAGTGACGAAGAAGATTTCTGCATTTTAGGAGAAGACCCAGGCACTGGAATCATT CCTCAGCACGGCGAACCGGAAATCAGGAAGCTCTGCGTCGGTCCGATTAAAATAGTGGAGAACCATTTCGGAGTACCCCTGCGTAGAATGGACCTGCTGGAGACACCAAAGAATTTCCCCAGTCCTGAACTCCGCTATACAATTTGTGACTTATCTTTAGTCTGGCACTTGTACGGCGGCTGCGACTTCCAACCTACCGAGAAGAAGTCTGTACGCGTGAAAGGAGAAACCTCTAC AGCTACAAGTTCGCCAATCAGAAGTTCTGGAGTATCAACCTCAATAAGCTTCTCGAAATCATCTCCAAGCGAGGTGATGTTCAATACCACGAAGCCAAAGCCAAATCTAGCTCGCACAGACTGGCAAGAACGTGGGGGACCCGGCCGAGACCACAACGtcttaatggaattccaattCAACAAA GTCCGCTTCAGGCACGAAGTCTACCCTGAAAACGAGTCTGTTGCGTCCAGGCAAGTCTTCCTAGTTCAAAGCCTGGAGGCGCGTGACCGTCTGGCGTCATCTGCCATCAACAAGTTTATGTACCTGTACAGTAGCGAGTCACAACCCAAACAGGCACACGCTAACATG GTCGTGGTGAAGGCTGTCAACTTACGGCCAGACGTCAGTCTGCCGTATCAGCAGGAGTGCTGCCTGAAAGTGTCTCTGCAGCCTCTGCGCTTCAACATTGACCAAGATTCGCTGCTGTTTCTGTGTTCGTACTTCAACGACCTGGCCACGGTGACACCCTCGCAGAGCAGCGAGGACATCAGTTCGATTCCGCAGGCACCGGTGATGCTGGTCAACTGTCCCGCCTCACCCACCAAGGTGGTCACAGAGGAATTGCCTCTTGTCCCAGAAATGGAGAACGATGACTCTAAAGGCTCACAAACCATCTTCTTCAG GACTCTGCTTTTCTCTCCTGATGTGCCAATCAGGATTGACTACCAGGGAAAACGAGTGGATATGAGCCATGGACCGCTTGCAGGAATTTTGATGGGCCTGGCTCAACTCAACTGCTCTGAAGTGACGTTGAAACGAATCAGCTACAGATACGG ACTGCTTGGCGTGGATAAACTGCTTTCTCACATGATGAACGAGTGGCTGACCGACATCAAGAAAAACCAACTGCCGAGCGTCCTTGGGGGCGTCGGACCAATGCATTCGATAATGCAACTTT TCCAGGGAATCAGAGACCTGGTTCTACTACCGATGGAGCAGTATCAAAGAGACGGCAGGATTGTGAGAGGCCTACAGCGTGGGGCCCACAGTTTCACTTCGAGTACCGCCATTGCCGCGTTGGAGCTCACAAATAGACTTGTCAATGCTGTCCAG ATCACTGCCGAGACTGCCTACGACATGCTGTCTCCGGGCCCCAGCATGAGACAGAGGAGGATGCTGTACGGAACGGACAGGATGAGGAGGAGGGACCGACACGCACCACCTGCGGACATCAGGGAGGGCGTCTCGAATGCGATCATGCTCGTCCAAGAG gGTTTGGGTGACACCGCACGCAACTTTGTCGCCGTGGCAAGCGCAGAGCATGAGGAGAAGGGCGTGTACGGTGCCGTCGGTGGTGTCCTGCGCCAAATCCCACCAACGGTGATGACGCCCGTGATCATCGCGTCTGAAGCGACCGCCTCTGTGCTGGGTGGCATAAAGAGCCAACTTGCGCCGGATGCGAGGCGGGAAGCGCAAGACAAGTGGAGAAAGGGCGAAAAGTGA
- the LOC135937233 gene encoding vitamin K-dependent protein C-like has product MKIAIVLLSAFALAQSAAIDDVSPYLDGGPVATAGQFPWHVQIVPVNVNANFSGILIAPNWVLTCAACINKSPIGHDLIFGALDLDNDAEPNRITRSIGPDDVITFPDYDPSQFNVNNIALIKLPEPIVSSFYVGYIGGLGEASSTYEGDIARISGFGFESTSVTSGQQLLRYTDLNISPDSECRNLETGQMCATLVTPETGPCRDEGSALYVSGTAGTGVAIGIFSYGYAEGGCPGSTTLFTRVSNYREWIDSTINGASSTTPAVSDTTPAVSDTTAATDTTAVTDTTVVVTDTTPVETTPALTVRNLH; this is encoded by the exons ATGAAGATTGCCATCGTCCTCCTCAGTGCCTTCGCTCTA GCCCAAAGTGCGGCCATCGACGATGTCAGCCCCTATTTGGACGGCGGCCCAGTCGCAACTGCTGGTCAATTTCCGTGGCACGTTCAAATTGTCCCCGTCAATGTTAATGCGAACTTTTCTGGAATCCTCATCGCTCCTAATTGGGTGCTGACCTGTGCTGCCTGTATCAACAA ATCTCCCATTGGGCACGATTTGATCTTCGGAGCTCTCGACTTGGACAACGATGCTGAGCCAAACAGAATTACGAGAAGCATCGGCCCTGACGATGTCATCACTTTCCCTGATTACGACCCAAGTCAATTCAACGTCAACAACATCGCGCTTATTAAACTGCCCGAGCCAATTGTGTCTAGCT tttacgTTGGATATATTGGCGGGCTAGGTGAGGCATCCAGCACATACGAAGGTGATATTGCAAGGATATCTGGCTTTGGATTCGAGTCCACAAGTG ttacCTCCGGGCAGCAACTTCTCAGATACACTGATTTGAACATTTCTCCAGACTCAGAGTGCAGGAACTTGGAAACAGGACAGATGTGCGCTACGCTTGTTACTCCTGAAACTGGACCTTGCAGG GACGAAGGCTCCGCTCTTTACGTGTCTGGAACTGCTGGAACTGGAGTCGCCATTGGAATCTTCTCCTACGGTTATGCAgaaggcggttgccctggatCCACTACCCTGTTCACCAGGGTATCCAATTACCGTGAATGGATCGACAGCACCATTAATGGTGCTTCATCAACAACACCAGCAGTTTCTGATACTACTCCGGCAGTATCTGATACTACGGCAGCTACTGATACTACAGCAGTAACTGATACTACGGTAGTAGTCACAGATACTACACCAGTTGAGACAACTCCTGCATTGACAGTgcgaaatttgcattaa
- the LOC135937153 gene encoding WD repeat-containing protein 76-like translates to MSHSVVQGERRAVPVRMKEDGEAKQEQPKAKRSKKIFSSSDWESEDDPKENEASKANRANNENQRSSKNNKFESELEKLRRKNIEARQKMLEQLKLFELKQEMEENVQQVKETRKCTKLEVDLMEPRRSDRIKSQQPVTYVFTPETRRGGINFDTTEKEKEDFSCISPSTQVLSLEDANCSLKVRDARKILLNLFPTPVESEERAEIAAEDQGEMELIPKQNNMESLENFQKKIGSLTFTEQNSSKFVSQIITSLAFNPMTSSIVVAAGSHSGKVSLWKLASEDESATSMLFGFHSSSVDCISFDASNHHLMYSSSSNGSFYESDLNKQSFSLVCESGMRGKSWHSQVKPKVFLLSQGCRGVAIVDLRQESTRFTTYRCKDEVICASAHPVDMYFATLSMSTKLAIWDVRQTKEELSSVSLGRFSNERGRSCFFSPVTGNLALVTTNKFLNIVDTRDLDRPKLHLTYPSSNSDRKVAIWHPQREDVFLTGSLEKLDLFQVGHAVEPLTSLSHKCDIRSTRASEVVFAFHPSMPAVAVGNANGKVSVLM, encoded by the exons ATGAGTCACTCTGTGGTTCAAGGAGAGAGACGGGCTGTGCCAGTGAGAATGAAAGAAGACGGCGAGGCTAAGCAAGAACAGCCCAAAGCAAAGCGTAGTAAGAAGATCTTTTCTTCATCGGACTGGGAGAGTGAGGATGATCCTAAGGAAAATGAAGCCAGCAAAGCCAACAGGGCTAACAATGAGAATCAGCGCTCCAGCAAGAACAATAAATTCGAGTCAGAGTTGGAGAAACTGCGCAGGAAAAACATTGAGGCGAGACAGAAAATGTTGGAACAACTAAAGCTCTTCGAGCTGAAGCAGGAAATGGAAGAGAATGTTCAGCAAGTCAAGGAGACTCGGAAGTGCACCAAATTAGAAGTGGATCTAATGGAGCCTCGAAGGTCTGACCGTATCAAAAGCCAGCAGCCTGTGACTTACGTTTTCACGCCGGAAACGCGCAGAGGTggtattaattttgacacgactgaaaaagaaaaggaggACTTCTCTTGCATCAGCCCCTCTACTCAAGTGTTGAGCTTGGAGGATGCAAATTGTAGTTTGAAGGTGCGTGATGCTCGGAAGATCCTTCTGAACTTGTTTCCAACCCCCGTCGAATCTGAGGAGAGGGCTGAAATAGCTGCGGAGGACCAGGGGGAAATGGAATTGattccaaaacaaaataatatggaATCTTTGGAGAACTTTCAGAAGAAGATTGGCTCTCTCACCTTCACTGAGCAGAATTCTTCAAAg TTTGTGTCTCAAATAATAACGTCTTTGGCATTCAACCCCATGACGTCGAGCATTGTGGTTGCAGCCGGCAGTCATTCGGGAAAGGTCAGCCTGTGGAAGCTTGCCTCGGAGGACGAGAGTGCAACTTCGATGCTATTCGGTTTTCACTCTAGCTCCGTAGATTGCATCTCTTTCGACGCCAGCAACCATCATCTCATGTACTCGAGCAGCTCTAACGGCTCTTTCTACGAGAGCGACCTGAACAAGCAGAGCTTCTCGCTTGTCTGCGAGAGTGGGATGCGCGGGAAGAGCTGGCATTCCCAGGTGAAGCCAAAGGTCTTTCTGCTCAGCCAGGGATGTAGAGGCGTCGCCATTGTTGATCTTCGGCAAGAGTCTACTCGGTTTACTACCTACAG GTGCAAAGATGAAGTCATCTGTGCCAGCGCGCACCCTGTTGACATGTACTTTGCCACGCTGTCCATGAGCACGAAGCTGGCCATTTGGGATGTGCGACAAACAAAAGAGGAGCTGTCATCAGTGTCTCTTGGAAGGTTTTCTAACGAGCGTGGCAGGTCTTGTTTCTTCTCGCCTGTGACTGGCAACCTGGCTCTGGTGACCACCaacaagtttttaaatatcgtCGACACTCGTGATCTGGACAGGCCCAAACTGCATCTGACATATCCCTCAAGCAACAGTGACAGAAAAGTCGCTATTTGGCACCCTCAGAGAGAAGATGTCTTTCTCACTGGCTCGCTGGAAAAGTTGGATCTGTTTCAGGTAGGCCACGCGGTTGAACCTCTGACCAGCCTGAGCCACAAGTGCGACATAAGATCCACGCGCGCCAGTGAGGTTGTCTTTGCCTTCCATCCCAGCATGCCTGCTGTCGCAGTCGGAAATGCCAATGGAAAGGTGTCTGTCCTGATGTAA